The DNA sequence TACATTAAATTTGCACGCAAAGAGGGGAGATTAGGCAATAAAGCCACAGGACAAACAGTGTGGAGTCAGGCATATCTCCTTGGCTTCATTCACTATTGggtgtttttaaaaagtgtttccAAATCTGAGTAAAACTGATTCCAGATGTGCTCATCTGAAGGATATAAAAATCACGCTAGCACCAAGATTTATCTGAATTCTGCATTGTACCTGAAGAGATAACTAGTCCCATCTTAAAAACAGAAGTGCTATAAACAATAAAAAGGCCACAGGCAAAGGTTTTAGTGCTTCAATCCCGTTAGCATCCTTTCTTCCCACGTATTTCAGACTGATGTAGTTGGAGAATTCctctgaggctgcagcacactGGATCAGAGGGGCCTGGTAGGAGGTGGGTCGCTTGTCGGGGCTGTCGGGGCTGGAGCCGTCCGTGGGCCGCTCCCCGATGTAGAGGAGGCTGCGCTCCTGCGTGTCCTGCTCCGTTTTGAACAGCTCGTACTCGGTGTGGGGCAGCTTGATGCCCAGAGCCAAGCAGCCGTTCGTGGCTGTGATATCCTGCTCCACGCCGGCGCTccaggagccctgcagcccGCAGCTCCCGGCTTCCGAGGAGTTGAGCATCAGCACCGTCACCTGGTCCATGGGCGTCACCCGGGCCTGGGTGACCTTAAAAGCCAGCTCGGTGCCGCCGCGCACCTTGGAGGAGGGGATGCCCTGGCTGTAGTGCCCGGAGGCGTAGATGGTGAACgtgggctgcctgcagagcgGGTCGGAGTAGTGGTAGTAGTGCCCTTCCCAGGTGTGGTTGTTGCCGTGGAATGTGAAGTACCTGGTGAGGAAGAGCACGGCCGGGCGCACCTCGCAGTGGGTGCTGACCCAGCTGCCGCTGAGCTGCATGGGCAGCGCGGCTCGGGCGGGCAGGATCGGGGGGTGATGCTCATCGGCCCTGGAGATGATCCCGCACGCCGGGCAGGGGTGCACGTGGTGCTGCAGGAGACAGAAAATAACAGTTCTGCAACTGggaagcataaaaataaaaaacccttcCAGAGTATTTCAAAAGCCGCGACTCCCCTCGGCCGCAGCAGGGTGCGAGCTGCGGGGAGCTTGGCAGGGCTGCCGAACAGATTAAGGGATAAAGCGCTGCCCTGCTCTTTGCTATTCTGGTAGCCGCAGGACACCGCGCTGCGCCCTGCTGAGGACAGCCCGGGAGGAGCCCGGGGCAAGGGCAGAGCCGCTGCCAGGACGGGGAGCGCtccctggggacatcagggtgCTCCCATCAGGTTTCCATGGAGAGCTGGGTGAGGATGAGGGCGCTGGGCGGTGCCAGAACAGAACCACGCCGCAGCTTTTGGCAATGAAGCCAAGGTGACACCTGGCCGGGGAGagctctccagcacagcccaaggtgTTCTGCCTCCCCTGGCCCCGTTCCTGCCCCTGGTCCCACATCCAGGGCTGCGGGGGAGGACCGGGATAAGCCGGGAAGGAGGGAGGGTTTCCCAGCAGCCAGAACGGGGGAAGGAAACTCAGGCACCCTGTGCAGAAGGAGGCCCTGACCTTCCCTTCCCCGCCGGGGCAGAGCTCTGAGTCaaaccagccctgccctgatCCGCTGCCAGCAGGGGTTTTGTGTAGCTTGGAAATTTTTCTTGTACTTCATATATCacaactgatttatttttaaataagcagGGTTGGAGCATTATATAATTTTCTAGAACACGAGCTAATCTTTACTGAACTGTCATAGGCAAGAAGGTTAAATAACTCGGTAGTTAACTGTAGGGTGGGTAATTTACATGCAAGTTGATTGGAGTCTACTGTAATTTAGTCATTTTCAGCTTGCTTTACTGCTACTGTCACAGTAATGAGTGCTGACAGTACACAGTACATTATGGCTAAATAATCCCAGAAGTTGGCAAATATATATGCTCTCCTTAGGCAGGAAATTCTTTGATAATGAAAGGTAATTTGGGGAGAATGGGTTTCTTTAAAACAGATATAAATTTAAGGGGAAAAGAGTGATATTTTCAAAAAGagagttaaaaaataatttctgacatACCTGTGTAACTCGCTAGCACTGGCAAATGGATGTCagttcacagaaaataaaaaaaaaaattaaaaaagaaaaatcctgtgcCCAATAAAATTATCACTATGGACATAGAGCCAAAACCCTTACTTGCTTAAACCAGTTGTGTGAAGTTATTTCTAATGTATGGCAGCTTCTAATTATGGCCAAGTGGTGACATCATGTGCGGGTCCATTGGAGAGCTGTTGGCTGATTAATTACAGGGCTGCATTCAGAGAGTGAATTTCAGTATCTTTAGGTTTGGgtttaaattaacttttaaaagtGTTTATGTTTACCATCTGGTTTTGCTCATATATATGGTTTTGGCCCAAGATAATACAAGTTTAACCAATTTGAGAATGTTACTTTTGAGAGGGAGAGGAGTGTTGCTCTGTGTTTTTTGAAGTTCAGTTGGTGTGGTTCAAGGTGTGGGGAAATGCTgcccaaaaataatttttttttcatttattttctttctatctGACAAAGTTCAGAGAGATTTTTTCACCACCATATTTCTGATTTGATCAGCTTCAATTCGGATGGAAAGCTGCTTTCGTGGGAATAAACTAAGTTGCTATAAACCAAAATAGAATAGAAGGCAACCAAAGTCTGCTGTTCAGTTTTATGTACATCAAAATGGAAGTCTGATTCCTATGTAATAACATTATTGTATTGGGGACAAGTTCCTGTGCTACTGGCATTGCAGCAAGGGCTGAAGAGCTAAAGGCAGATCCCTTGTTCCCCTCAGCCGGTAGCACACCCCGAGGAGCAAGGAGAGGGCAGAGCAAATGAAGGGCAGAGCAGACGGGCTCTAACAATGTGCAGCCTGAAGCCTTCACTGACTTTGGTGCTGGAGacaaggaaaatgcatttcctaGGAAAACACGGCCAAACAAAAGCTGGTAGCTCCAGGCCCATGTCAGTGCAGCCTTGTTTCCCGTGTTGGCTTTGCTGAGGCAGAGGATGAGCCCCACATGCCCCAGGGTCCCACCCCACCTCACCCGCGTGTCCTTAGGACTGCGGGGGCCCAGTGCTGCAAGGAGCGGCTGGAACAGGCAGGGAATTGCTGGCCAAGCCCTGACACAGCGAGGAGGGGACTGTGCAAAGGCCTCATCCTTACCAGGGCGCTCTGCAAGGGGCGCTGGTAGCCGGTGGGGCGGTAGTGCAGCCTCTCGGCCCAGTCCGTGTGGATGTCCCCCAGGTAGAGCTCCTCCACCATGCGGCTCCCGCTGTGCTGCGGCTGCAGCAGCGGCTGCAAGTGCCCCTCCACTCGCACCAGGCTCAGCTCGTGCATGGCGAAGCCCAGCGCCGCGGTGCAGTCGCGCTCGGTCTTGGCGCTCAGCACCTCGTACAGGGCTCCGGGAGCCCAGGAGCGCCCCGGGGGCAGGAACCCGCGGCAGCCCTCGCCTGAGGTCTGGTTGATCCGGGAGGCCACCTCCCGCATGGCCCTCGGGCTGTGGAACACGATGCCCACTTTGTGCAGGTGGTAGTCGGCCTCGGTGGCGCCGCGGGTGATCCAGGAGGCCTGGCGCAGCCGGAGCTTGCCCTTGATCACCAGCGAGTAGGAGGGGTCGCGGCAGGACGGGTCCCAGTAGTAGAACTGCAGGGCCTTGAAGAGCCGGTTGGTGTAGAAGAGGTAGGATCGGGTCAGGAACTCGGGCCCCGGCCGCACCTCACACCTGTGGGGAAGGCAGCGAGGTCTGGGGATGCGGTGGATGGCGGTGGATGGCGGTGCCTTCCCAGGAGAAGGACGTGGCTTACCCAGGGTATTAAGGGCGAGTTCCCAGGGATCTGGGGCGCCTTGAGATGGATGTTCCTTCCCAGGTTTGGGGTGCCTTCCCCGTGGTTTTAGGGGCGCATTGTCAGGGGAGAGGGGCAGCTTCCCAGGGTCTGGGAGTGCCTTCCCGGGGTTTGGGGCGCGTTCCCGGGCTCTGGGGGTGCCTTACCCGGGGTGTGGGGGTGCCTTACCCGGGCTCCGGGAGTGCCTTACCCGGGCTCCGGGGATGCCTTACCCGGGCTCCGGGGGTGCCTTACCCGGGGTGTGGGGGTGCCTTACCCGGGGTGTGGGGGTGCCTCACCCGGGCTCCGGGGGTGCCTTACCCGGTGGAGACCCAGCGCCCCTCCAGGCGGGGCGGCAGCCGCGCGGCGATCCCGGCGCTGTCCTGCAGGTGGCGCAGCTGCTGGCGGCAGGGCGGCTCCGCGGCCGCGCAGGCTGCGGGACACGGAGGGGGCGCGGGGTCAGCgcggccggggcagcgccgAGCGGAGCCCCCCGACCGCCGAGCCCCCGACAGTGCACGGACCCCGCTCAGCACCAAACCCTGAGCTAAGGACACACGGGGTTTTAGTTCACTCAAGTTTTCCGATTTGAGTTTCATCTGAATCCAACTGGTTTTTAGATGAAATCTTCAAATAACAAGGAGCGCTCTTTGTTCGTGTTCTTCCCCTCTGATGCTATTGTTGAGGCAGTGGCTGGAACGGGGAATTACAGCATGGGAACGCTGGCCTCGCCTGTCGCCCGCCATAAGGACAGTAATTCTGTCACTTACCTCATTTCCCATAACAACGGATGTTATTGGCTTAGGGAATGTGTGAACACTCAGCTAAATCCTGAAGACCTTTACATGCACGCACACATATGTACATATATTCCTATGCATTATTCACTCTCTGCTTAAGCTCTCCGTGGCACTCATTGCAGGCCTGCTTCTCTGAGAAACTCAGGATTTCCCTCTTCATGGCACCACGGAATGAGCTGTTGGTGAAGCTCCTCCCGAACCCCCACTGATTCTCTGTGGTACAACTGACCCTGGTTCCAgtggagctcagcccagccagggctttaCGAGCCCAGATGGGGTTCGTTTGCTCCAGCTGTACTTTGCATTTTACCCAGGAGTGCGCTGGACATTTTGAAGCCAACTCTTACTCACTCCATACCAGTGTTAGGACACAGGTTGCTTTCTAGCCCACTTATCAGCTGGAACAAAAGATCCAACATCTCTGTGTTGCCTTCCCACTGAATGAGGATGTGAAAGGTTTGCACACCCCGTGCCTAAGTCAAGGAGATGAACACACAGAGTCACAATATACAAGCTCTGGACCAAGTCAGGTAGGAGGAATTCAGTAATTAAATGTCTGCTGTGCAAGTCAGAGTCTCCTGGAGAAGGAGCCCCACTAAAACCCTTCTAAAAGGAGAGGGAATCCCACTCAATAACTTCAGACTTTTATCTGATGGACAAATTCAGCCACTTCACTATGGTGCTGCCATTTGCGAAGGTTTTACAGGGCACTTGAAATGTATTTGTGTAGACTTGAGCACACAAAGCCTGAACTAccacaaaaggaataaatacttGGAAAGGGAAGCCCCCAGTGAAGCAGGAGAGCAGTACCCAAAGGCCAGGGAAACCAGCCTTGCATTTTCTGGTGCCTCACCCTGCACTGGAGTGTATGAAACAGCTGGAAAGTCACATTATTAGAGTTCAGGGCTCTTTTGGGAGCAGGCTCACAACTGCGCTGCTCTCACCATCCTTAAGGGCTGGACAAGGTGAGCAGGCACAGCCAACTCCTTCACAATTGCTTGCGCTCGTGCTTCCTAAAATGCAGTTCCTGTGATTCatctgaaaatggaaaaatatggGATGACAAAACCCACTGCTATTAGTTAAACCTCTaatttggcagctgcagtgtgtgtgaGGCTGCCCCATGGGTGCCTATTTAGGAGAGCCATGAGGAGCTGGGGATCTGTATCCTCCCTCACCCCAGCTCCGCCATGACTTTACTCTGTGGTCCTCTGTGCTCCCTACTCCCAgggcttttttttaaactcacaCTCACAATATGCCAAGATTCATTTGACTGCCCTAAGAGGCCTAAACACTGGAGAGTCATCAGAACAAGGGCAGTCCAAACTGAACCACACttcaaacaaacacaaaattattATCCTAGAGAATACAGTAAACTAAGAAATAACTGTATTTGTATTAGAGGTAATAATGGACATTAGGGTCAAATTTGCTCTTGCCCATAACCACAGAAAGACTCCAGAGGTATCAGTGCAGTCTATAGATACACAGAATGCAGCTGTAAAATACACACAGTGAAGTCACAAACTGAGCTCTGCGTGTGTTTATTGCAGCAGAAGCTTCAATATCTCGCTGAACCCTTCGTGCTACTCTTGGCAGAAGCACTAATAGTCCGCATTGTTTGGGAGCAGAGACACTTTGGCAATGCAAGCACTGCATTTTGACACATTCAATACAAAAGGGAATTTTTATAATCGGGACCAAacttcatggggaaaaaaaaaacagcctcCAGAATGTAAATATCTGACATGATGGGAATTCCTAGGGATTTTGTCTTACTTAATTGTGCACAAGACTCCAAGCTGGATGCATCCTCAAACCAAAAGCTATTGGCTTGTGTCCAAAATTTGTGgctgcttttttctctctcaaataCTCCAGCCCCACCAGATCCAAACATCCTTTCAAGCTGGAAAAGTTTAGTCCCAGACCTAAAATCTGTAGTTAGAGCACCTCTCTATTCCAAGAGCAGCATAAAGTGGCTGTCACTCATATGTCACTCTGTTACTCAGCCCCTGGTAAAGCGcatcagagcagctcctctttcTTAAGAGAGACACAAATTAACTGCTCTATAGAGTTctcaggcaggaggaaggaattATTCACAATTCATCTTCAAGACAAAAATCCTCATTCATGGGAAACTCTAAAAAAATGCCCAACTGTGATCTCTCCCCTCTCTCGCTTTGCCATCCGTCTGTATCGATTAACCACAAGTGTTTCcagagagctcccagcacagcccttaGACAAAACAGGGGCTTTTCCCAGCTTTCCATGTGTGCTGCATCCCAAAGAGCAGCCCAAAGCCTCGGAGCAGCACAAGCACCCAGGCAgggagtggcagagctgggaactgCTCGTCACCACCATCAGCACAAACCCAAGCAAGCCTGGAGcaaacagcaccagcagcagctgctgagctgctgaccAACCATTCCAACCCTCACTTGTGTAAACCACTTCCAGGAAAATCAGATCCATGGCATCAAATTATCAAAAGGGCAGAACTGGAAATTCTCAAATTCTCCTCACTGTAAATTGCTGGTAAAATTAAGGTGGAAGATTTTGAGGCAACAGCCAAGCCTGGAAATGAGAGCCTTGTGCTACACAAGAGCTGTGTGCTCCAGATGCAGAGCCACTTCTCActtctaaaggaaaaaaccatCAACCAAGAGAGAAATGCTGTCGTATTCCTCCTTGGAAACAAATCTTGTTTGTGCTCCCCCAAGCAGATTGACTCTGGAAAAAAGCAAAGTTGAGTCACACATCTGTTTCTTCAtaaatggaggagaaaatgcATATATTAGTTTGCAACAAATTAGTTACTGTGGATCAGCTCTTCTCCAGAGCTAGATTGTTTAATCTGTTACATGTTATTGCCTCCTATGGCCAGAATTTATCATTCCCAATTATAATTCTAATGTTTCAGTTAGTCACCCATTCGCAGGGATAAGATCAGGGCCTGAAGTCACGGAGCATTACACATTTCTTCATCTAGAGATGACATAAAACCTTTGATATTTTCTGAGGAATGTTCAGACTGGAAAGAAATAGGCGATAAGAAATGTATCAATGTATTTTGCATAAGTGAATTATACTTTTCCACACAGACTTCATTAACACAGCAAAACAGTGtttctttagcatttttctctcctgagaGCACACAGAATGGATGTGGGGTTAGCCACTGAAGGAATAAGCATTCTTTTAGGAGCAAACAAAATGGTTGTATTTAGCAAATcaatttttcttgcatttgtgTGGAGATTAAGTTAGTGGTGCCTTTAATTCACTCGGAAAAAGGCATTCTCAAGAGAACAGCTCTGTGGGAAGAgataaattttatattataatgttataaaatttaaatataaccCACTGGGGATGGAAAAGTATATCACAGCAGAACCTTGCATTTTGCCTATATGCAAACTGAACACAGTTCAGGGCAGGACTTAAGCACACGCTTAAGTCTAATTGGTTGCAGTGAAACTTAAGCATGTGCTTGAAATTAAGCCAGTGCATGAGCATTTTTCCTGATTAGTAATGCCTCCCTGAACTGAAGCCAGAATGTGGTCAAGTGGTTGAGGGAGATGCCAGTGCTTTCACTGGAGCACTGTTTGGTTTCTGGAAAAGTATTTCTATTATTCATCCATTCTCTTATTTGTCTGTAAAATGGGTATATTCACATTTAGTTGTTTCACCATTCTGGTGCTCAGTTCATGATATTCATAAAATGCTTTGAATTCTAAATTCTAACTGAGAACTAAATGTTTCTCAGTTATGccctcagggctggcacagtAACTGTACTACCCATGAGCTATCATTGCAGAGCATCACCCTCAGTTTCCTCTGCACAGCTGAGCATAATCACACGTGAAATCCTGCAGACACTAAGAGGAAACTCAGCCGACTCCAAAGTCCCAAGTAGTTTGGGATTTTAGAGAAGTTTTCAAAACATACTTTCACCATATACATTTAGCACAATGGCATATGAGCTCAGACATCCCATTCTATGGTTTTAGCCTGGCTTTGTTCTAAGGCTGTGAGCACTGCCTGATCTGTCTCATATCCAAAATTAAAATAGTGAAGGGCTTGTGGTGAGTTGCCTGGGGGTTTTAAAGGCACTAGAGAAGTAAATATTTTGCTCTTGGAATAATGGAATCATGTCTTTTTCTCATTAAGTGTCAGGTCCAGCAACAGATGACAAGACAGATGGGATTTGTGGtagggaaggggaggaaggagaagtaCCCCAAAGATCTTCTTCAGTATAAactacatttaaataaaatggcTTCTTCAAACTGCCTCTCTGGCTGTTTACCCCAAAGACAACCAAGCCTAACACTGCAAAGGGGATTCAAGGGCTTGATCCCAGTTTTACTGAAGTCCGTAAATGGCAAATATTTAATCTATATTCTTTAATTCAGATGAGTTAGAAACTCAACAGAAAAAACAGCCCATGGATGTGAAATTAATGCCACACTGTTGTTATGGATGTATAGAGCACCCATGCAGGTTTTGGCAGCACCCTGAACCCCTGAACAGACATTTTATTAGTGGCTATCATGGCCATTTGTAATAGTGATGGCTAAGCATATTTTTTCCTGGAGTGCTTTGAAGAGCAGAACCAGTAATCAACCATGGCTTGGCTATAAAATGTCAACCTCATTTCAGACGTCTAAATCACTCACATGGACCAAGAGTGCAGAGAGGACCACCCACCACAAAATATTAACATAAATACAGCATTTACTCAAAGCAAAATGAGCAACTGGAACTGGCGGGAGTTGAGAGTAGAACAACAAAAATGATGAGGGGGTGGGAGGGATTGAGTTACAAAGGAAGATTAAAAGAGCAGAGTACATATAGCCTGGCTGAGCAAGATGGATATGATAACAGCCTATAAATATTCACAAAGCACAAACAccaaggaaaggaaggaattcCTTGCAGTGAATAAAAGGATTCTGTTGGGAGTGaatgaagagaggaaaaacatgTGGCTTGTGTGGCAGAGTGAACTTCTCGAGGCACAATGTAGTAGGCAACCTAAGTCCACTTGCTTGGCAGGATTTGAGGGATTGAGCAAAGCATTAGTTCAGCAGGGAACAGCCCGCTCttggcagggagctggcaggatAATCTGAGTGGCCTTTCAGTCTCCCACTGCTATGGAGCTGTCCCAGTTCCCTGCTCCCACGGGGGacagctgctctcctgtgtAAGCACATTGTTCACTGTCCTGCTCTTCAGAATCCCTGCCTGGCCTCCACAGGACTAGAAATGAAGGCTGGATGCACAAAGGCATTTAGGGATGTACAGACCTAAGCAACTGCAATAGGTACTAAACtgctggacacagctgggaaTCCCAGCAGGTCCCTGCCATGTCAAGTACTCACTGCTGAAAATCTAAGTCCAGGAAATTAGGTTATAAACCCACTAAAGCAAAAGCAAtccttttgttctctctttaTTTAGCACCTAACACAACAGGACTCTTGGCACTGCTGCAAGGATACTGtttatagtaataaaaataggATCTAATAGGATCTAATATTCTGAGGCTACTTGGCTCCTGCAAAGCCAAGGATGAGAAGGGCATTCAAAAGCAGTCATAGCAGAAGGCATCCTCAGGAAAAAAGCTCTGCAGAAAGGAGGGAAACTGATCCGGAGCCCACACCAGCAATACACACATGTTTAACTTAGAGCCACCAGTGACCACAGAAAAAGGTTACTTGTTCAGCTGGAGCACAGAATTAAAGTTACTTCTAACATGTGTTTTGGGGTCTGGGTGTGGTTTCTAGATAGCCTGAAATTTCAGTCTACTGTTTTGCCTGTCCACATCAGCCAAGTTTTGATGTGTTCCAGTTCTCCTAAACTCTGCCGACAGATGCTAAAATCAGAGCTGACATTCAACCTACGTGCTGCATAATCTAATAGCAGGACTTGTGCTACTCAAAACTAACAAACTCTGGGagcttttctgcagcaaaaCCTTGCTGTCATTTATATTCTCATCTGTCTTTTCCAGGCAGCCTAACTGGGAAatatggttttttttctctgaaaagctttaaaaataacatgTCATTGTGTTTTTGTATCAACAGGGGAGAGCCAAGCCATAACTTGCTTGTCCAGCACTTGTGGATTTAGTGAGAGTGTGAACAAGGTGAATCCAATTGTCTCAGTGGGGAGCTTGGTGTATACATTGATCCCAGAGTGCCAGGAGAAAGCTGCTTCCAAAGACCACAGTCTTGGAGTTAGACAAGGCCAAAATGTCACACATTTGTCAATGTTTCTTATTAACCCAGGAGAAACCATGGGGGActtttccagtgcttgacaTACGCTCAAGtttaaagcattattttaaaatctaaactCAAGCAAATCTCTTCAAGCACTCTGTGGTGAGACTTCCTTCTCCTGTTGATTTATGTCCCCTCACACCAGCTCTAAGTAGAAGTTGCACCAATCCAAATATCTATTTAACAGTGCCACGGGAGCTGAGCTTCTTTGCAGCACTCAGTTTCAGCTGAATTCAAACCGTGATGATTCAATAAGCTATtcactgaaaatgagaaaacaccACTATGAAAGCCACAATTATCACACCATCACCCTGCTAAAACTCAAAAATAATGATGGATTTCAGCCCTCTTATCACTTAACACCCTGAAGCTCTGGAATTTCAAATAGATATCAGAGCTTCTTTTCTAAGACACAGAAACAGAACTTCtctaattttgcattttaaagcatGAGATTTTTTAACTCcttaaagcaaaaaacccacagaTTGCAGCTTACTAACCCCTCAGATCTTTCACAAATTAAAATGGGAAGAGAAGGAGCTGTTCTATGAAtcatattttcagtttctggCAGCACTCTTAGCCTACAGAAGAAGGGTTACACATTGAAATTGTCACGTTCTCACTGTCAGTTTCTTGGGATTATTATATCTGAGACACACCAACTTAAAATCAGGAAGTTTCTCTTCTTTCATACCTTTATCTTCCTCAGCAAATGAGTAAGAAAACCAAAGAGCATTGTGTAAGAGCATTGTATAGGTGCTTCCTAATTTTGAGGTTGATTTTAGCAGTGATTGTATCTCACCCATGAAAGCTTTGTCTTTATAGATGACATATGCTCTGTTGTGGGGAAACACAGGATCCCACTGAAAGCAAAACCTCCTTCCAAACTTTGTTCTGCCAGATGCAGCCTCCCCTAGCATTGGATTCCAGCTTTGGTTTTCTTCACAGCAATTTCTGGCTTTTGAAAATCTCCTTACTCAACAATTTGTGCTTGTGGGGAAAATATAGAAACcacacaatatttttttcacttgtgcTTTTTTTACCTCTGAGCTCTGTTTTTATCTATATCCATATACTCTGAAACGTGGCTAACCCTATAATTATTGAACAAATAGAGTCATATCACACAATCCAGCATAGCACATTagttgttgattttttttggcCTGAGAAATGAAGAATAATAACCACCAactgggtaaaaaaaaattagctaaGTAAACATTaaccaaataaatatttgaacCAAAGACAATTATGTTGGTTTGGTAGTAAGAACAGATATATTATTGTGTAAATAGACACACATCTCTGTGCTGAGTGTTGTACTATCTCTTATGGGATTCTCTTGCAAATCTCTTAACTGAATGCAACTGGTGATCTTATTTTATCTCAACATTGTCActtttaaacttaaaaataaacattgaaAGCAAGAATAGATCTTTTGTGTTAAAACCATGTAGGAGAAGCTACACATGAAAAATATCAGTGCAGTGTTATTGGAATGTACAGACTTTCATGAAAGCTTAGGTAAAACTCAGCAGGTCTCTGGGGACATTTCCAGGAATGAGTGATTCTTTTCTGGAGGAGACTCCAAAGTCAGATCCAGTTTCCTAACTGAAGTGGTTTTTCAACTAATTATGCACTGGTGTCATGCTCATGCTAATGTTCAGCCTTATGCAAAATGCAGAATGCCAGTCTTGCTCACAGTCAGCAAAGCTGGCTTTGATTTTAATGAGTTCTGGATCTGCCTTAGGTATTTAAACAGTTACTTTGAGGTTCAGTTTCTGCTCTTACTGAAATCAATGGAAATTCTTTCACTGACATCAGATGCAAGAAGCAGAGAGTTTAGGTTAGAGCAGACTAAGAGAAACTGCATAAGGATTTAAGAAAGAATTATTCTAATTAGACTTCAGTGAGTAAACTTACATAATGCAGTATAACAGATCCCTGAGCAGAGCAACTTGAGCTAGTAAGATACTTAGAGGATTCATATTTCTCAGCTTTATTTTGCAAACACATGACAAAGATCCCACGTAAGGAGAACAGGAAAGCAACTCTACAGAAGTGCCCTGCTCAGAGATTTCTTTCTATAGTCTGGTCCTTTACACTTAATTCAAGTAATGTCCAATAGCTCTCACTACACAGTTCTTTTGCCTTGATCACTAAACCCTGAGCTGGAGAGGCGAGCCAGTGTGGTATTTGCTGCCCAAAACCTCAGATGAGTGAACTAAGTGGTAGAAAGAGCAGTA is a window from the Ammospiza nelsoni isolate bAmmNel1 chromosome 12, bAmmNel1.pri, whole genome shotgun sequence genome containing:
- the APCDD1L gene encoding protein APCDD1-like isoform X2, coding for MVRCWWLAGLLVACAAAEPPCRQQLRHLQDSAGIAARLPPRLEGRWVSTGCEVRPGPEFLTRSYLFYTNRLFKALQFYYWDPSCRDPSYSLVIKGKLRLRQASWITRGATEADYHLHKVGIVFHSPRAMREVASRINQTSGEGCRGFLPPGRSWAPGALYEVLSAKTERDCTAALGFAMHELSLVRVEGHLQPLLQPQHSGSRMVEELYLGDIHTDWAERLHYRPTGYQRPLQSALHHVHPCPACGIISRADEHHPPILPARAALPMQLSGSWVSTHCEVRPAVLFLTRYFTFHGNNHTWEGHYYHYSDPLCRQPTFTIYASGHYSQGIPSSKVRGGTELAFKVTQARVTPMDQVTVLMLNSSEAGSCGLQGSWSAGVEQDITATNGCLALGIKLPHTEYELFKTEQDTQERSLLYIGERPTDGSSPDSPDKRPTSYQAPLIQCAAASEEFSNYISLKYVGRKDANGIEALKPLPVAFLLFIALLFLRWD
- the APCDD1L gene encoding protein APCDD1-like isoform X1, whose product is MKLKSENLSELKPRVSLAQGLVLSGVRALSGARRSGGSARRCPGRADPAPPPCPAACAAAEPPCRQQLRHLQDSAGIAARLPPRLEGRWVSTGCEVRPGPEFLTRSYLFYTNRLFKALQFYYWDPSCRDPSYSLVIKGKLRLRQASWITRGATEADYHLHKVGIVFHSPRAMREVASRINQTSGEGCRGFLPPGRSWAPGALYEVLSAKTERDCTAALGFAMHELSLVRVEGHLQPLLQPQHSGSRMVEELYLGDIHTDWAERLHYRPTGYQRPLQSALHHVHPCPACGIISRADEHHPPILPARAALPMQLSGSWVSTHCEVRPAVLFLTRYFTFHGNNHTWEGHYYHYSDPLCRQPTFTIYASGHYSQGIPSSKVRGGTELAFKVTQARVTPMDQVTVLMLNSSEAGSCGLQGSWSAGVEQDITATNGCLALGIKLPHTEYELFKTEQDTQERSLLYIGERPTDGSSPDSPDKRPTSYQAPLIQCAAASEEFSNYISLKYVGRKDANGIEALKPLPVAFLLFIALLFLRWD